The genomic segment AGGTTTTATAATGCAGGAACTACAACAGAAGATGAGCTTCAAAAAATAGTTTCAAGACTTCAAAATGCGATTGTTGAGCTTCAAGAAATTGAATTAAATATTATTACAATTACACATAATCTTGAATACATTACAGGAACAAAAATATCAATCACAGATGGTTCAAAACTTGAAGATATTAATAATTTGATACAAAAAAATCCTAGATTTGATATTCAAGCTTTGGATTTTGTAACTCAATCAAAACAAAGTATTGCTCAAGCACAAAAAAGTGGCTATTACCCAACAGTTACATTAGATAATACATTTAATTATTACGACAATAATTACGATAGAAAAATTAATGATACTGATATAAACAATCACCAAAACATTGCAAGTGCAAACATGAAATGGAATTTATTCTCTTTTGGTCAAACAAAGTATCAATATGAATCAAAACAAAAAGAGTATTTAGCTAGTAGATCAAACTTTGAGTATGAAAAAAATAAAGCTGATGTTGATTTGCAACTAGCTTTAAAATCATATAATATAGCAAAAGCAAAAATCAAATCAACTGAAGCAACTCTTAAAGCAGCTCAAAGTGCTTATGAAATAATTAAGTCAAAATTTGAAAATGGACTTATAGACAATGTTGCATTTTTACAAAGTTTAACAGAAAAATATGATGCAATAAGTCAACACAAAAAAGCTATAAATGATTTAGAAGTAAAAAAAGCAACAATAATTTACCATAGTGGTGAAAAATTACAGGAGTATATAAGATGATAAAAAAATCAATAATGTCACTTTTTGTGGCAAGCATAGCAATTGCAAATCTAAATGCAAATGAAGCCCCTGCACTTCCAGTGCAAGTATTTAAAATAGAAAAAAAAGATATTACTACAAGTAAAACTTATCCAACTATTTTGAAAGCTGTTGAGCAAGTAGATATTATTGCTCGAGTTTCTGGTACTTTAGAAGAAAAAAACTATACAGAGGGACAATTTGTAAAAAAAGGAACTCTTCTTTATAAAATAGAACCTGATACTTATTTAGCAAATTTAAACTCAAAAAAAGCAAATTTTACAAAAGCAAAAAAAGATTTTGATAGAGCAAAATCTTTGATAGCTTCAAAATCTATCAGTCCTCAACAATTTGATGATTATACTTATCAATTTGAAAGTTCAAAAGCTGCTTTAGATGAAGCACAAATTCAATACAACTATACAAAAGTTACTAGTCCAATAGATGGAATTGCTGGAATAAAAAAACAAGATATTGGAGATTTAGTAGGAACAACTCCTGCTAACTCTACACTTGTAACTATTACAAATACAAATCCAATTCATGCTGAATTTTCTCTTCCAAAAGAGGATATGAACAAATACTTAAGTCAAATTAGAGAAAATAAAGCAAAAATTAATTTAATAGTAGGTGATAAATTATTCAATGGAACTATTGATTTTGTTGCTCCTATAATTGATACAAATACTGATACGCTTCTTGTAAGAGCAAAAATTGATAATCCAAACAATGAACTAATTGTTGGAAATTTTGCACAAATTGAAGTTTCAAATCTTGATTTAGGAGATATTTTTGTAGTTCCTGAAAATGCTGTTTTAAAAACAGCACAAGCAACAGTTGTAATTGTTGTAGCAGATGACAATATTGCAAAACCAACACCTGTTGTTGTTGGTGATTTAATTAAAGAAGGTGTTGTAGTAAAAAGTGGTTTAAAAGGTGGTGAGAAAATTATTATTAGCAATATTGCAAAAATAAGACCAAATACAAAAGTTCAAATTATAGATAAAGAGAAATAGTTATGATTTCAGCATTTTTCATACGAAATCCCGTTTTTGCGGGAGTTTTATCAATAATTATTTTCCTTGTTGGACTTGTTTCTATGACAAATCTTCCAATAGAACAATATCCAAAAGTTCTTCCTCCGCAAATTGTTGTAAGTACAAATTATCCAGGT from the Aliarcobacter cryaerophilus ATCC 43158 genome contains:
- a CDS encoding efflux RND transporter periplasmic adaptor subunit, whose translation is MIKKSIMSLFVASIAIANLNANEAPALPVQVFKIEKKDITTSKTYPTILKAVEQVDIIARVSGTLEEKNYTEGQFVKKGTLLYKIEPDTYLANLNSKKANFTKAKKDFDRAKSLIASKSISPQQFDDYTYQFESSKAALDEAQIQYNYTKVTSPIDGIAGIKKQDIGDLVGTTPANSTLVTITNTNPIHAEFSLPKEDMNKYLSQIRENKAKINLIVGDKLFNGTIDFVAPIIDTNTDTLLVRAKIDNPNNELIVGNFAQIEVSNLDLGDIFVVPENAVLKTAQATVVIVVADDNIAKPTPVVVGDLIKEGVVVKSGLKGGEKIIISNIAKIRPNTKVQIIDKEK
- a CDS encoding TolC family protein; this translates as MKKIYFTFLVPIFLYSQNLEELVNLTIENRLVESSKQNLDALKDEYKSVQRGYLPKLDAGASYSVNEHEYPNTPKKRANAYGSVNYLLYDGGKKYDIYDGYETDIKSGEKSLDALRNNLSLTVIKYYFDYLSLEAQKDTKQKEIEQLTAQEDRIGRFYNAGTTTEDELQKIVSRLQNAIVELQEIELNIITITHNLEYITGTKISITDGSKLEDINNLIQKNPRFDIQALDFVTQSKQSIAQAQKSGYYPTVTLDNTFNYYDNNYDRKINDTDINNHQNIASANMKWNLFSFGQTKYQYESKQKEYLASRSNFEYEKNKADVDLQLALKSYNIAKAKIKSTEATLKAAQSAYEIIKSKFENGLIDNVAFLQSLTEKYDAISQHKKAINDLEVKKATIIYHSGEKLQEYIR